A section of the Methanoregula formicica SMSP genome encodes:
- a CDS encoding DUF1614 domain-containing protein — MNGIRVHSVGPLSILALLLLIALVILIIPLLFLGLVGAAFTRLGFSWIAALAVVLLMLMGSLVNLPLYRIKRDMVRVDTLEMPLFGAGNSFARQPVWETVVSLNLGGAVIPLAASAYLLYRAYVVEGSGILQPVAAGVIIVAIVAWLATRYIPGYGLRAPLFMPGLVAILCGLLLTGGTGLFAAVTAFVAGTAGTLLGAGIAQLPRIRDQEIPEVNIGGSGMFGAIFLACILSAVIA; from the coding sequence ATGAACGGCATTCGTGTGCACTCAGTCGGGCCCCTCTCAATCCTCGCCCTGCTGCTGCTGATCGCACTTGTTATCCTGATTATCCCGCTCCTGTTCCTCGGGCTTGTCGGGGCAGCCTTCACCCGCCTTGGTTTCTCATGGATCGCGGCGCTTGCGGTTGTCCTCCTCATGCTTATGGGAAGTCTTGTGAACCTCCCCCTTTACCGGATCAAACGGGACATGGTCCGTGTCGATACCCTGGAAATGCCCTTGTTTGGAGCAGGAAATTCCTTTGCCCGCCAGCCGGTCTGGGAGACGGTGGTTTCGCTTAACTTGGGCGGCGCGGTGATCCCGCTTGCAGCATCGGCCTACCTCTTATACCGGGCATATGTTGTTGAAGGAAGTGGGATCCTTCAGCCAGTTGCAGCTGGCGTAATCATCGTTGCCATCGTTGCCTGGCTTGCAACGCGATATATTCCGGGCTACGGGCTCCGTGCCCCGCTCTTTATGCCCGGCCTTGTGGCAATCCTGTGCGGGCTTCTGCTCACAGGGGGAACAGGCCTTTTTGCCGCGGTGACGGCATTCGTGGCCGGGACTGCCGGGACGCTGCTTGGTGCAGGAATTGCCCAGTTGCCACGTATCCGGGATCAGGAAATACCGGAAGTTAACATCGGCGGGAGCGGGATGTTTGGTGCAATCTTCCTTGCCTGTATTCTTTCGGCGGTAATTGCCTGA
- a CDS encoding fibrillarin-like rRNA/tRNA 2'-O-methyltransferase, which yields MIRIGDVLVSRGEGGVYGERMLASARVWDPFRSKLAALYYAGTGIELAPEMKVLYLGAANGTTVSHVADYVEVVYAVEFAPRPMQDLLEVARRRDNIVPLMADASRPEQYAPVMEAVDLLYQDVAQPDQAEILIRNCVFLKPDGKVILMLKTRSVDIRKSPDEVFRETIERLAAFGLEVIESTWLSPYHKDHAAIVCKKHSKGVA from the coding sequence ATGATCCGGATTGGTGACGTACTGGTCTCCCGTGGCGAGGGGGGCGTGTACGGGGAACGGATGCTTGCCAGTGCCCGTGTCTGGGATCCCTTCCGAAGCAAGCTTGCAGCGCTCTATTATGCAGGCACCGGGATTGAACTGGCACCGGAGATGAAGGTGTTGTATCTTGGTGCGGCAAATGGTACAACGGTCTCCCATGTTGCCGATTACGTGGAGGTTGTGTACGCGGTTGAGTTTGCCCCTCGGCCGATGCAGGACCTGCTGGAAGTGGCACGGCGGCGTGACAACATTGTCCCTCTCATGGCCGATGCATCCCGCCCGGAACAATATGCACCCGTCATGGAGGCAGTCGACCTGCTCTACCAGGACGTTGCGCAGCCGGACCAGGCTGAAATTCTCATCAGGAACTGCGTATTCCTCAAGCCTGATGGGAAGGTGATACTGATGCTCAAGACACGAAGTGTGGATATCCGGAAGAGCCCCGATGAGGTATTCCGAGAAACGATTGAACGACTGGCGGCTTTCGGACTTGAGGTCATCGAGAGTACCTGGCTCTCCCCCTATCACAAAGATCATGCAGCTATCGTCTGCAAAAAGCATTCGAAAGGGGTCGCTTGA
- a CDS encoding NOP5/NOP56 family protein, producing the protein MQSYWFGDAGDGRCQAADGDPLALAQRLDSLQTKMDGFVPLKWEEAMACGICTDRAGYISLLREVCFIQSEQRIREEYAGKDTELLQMVRTLDEMDEVINLLSERVAEWHQVRHPTFSRKYRRTPVHIQIRRLSEKGRGALGKVALQVELLSAARTDLAKEVSLRATRVLPNTSSLIGGLVAARLMAHAGGLLPLSRLPASAIQVLGARTALFSHLRTKSPPPKHGIIFQHRRVHNAPRNLRGKVARVLAGKLAIAARLDYYRGVAVPKFLDRAQDRIDRLGGKES; encoded by the coding sequence ATGCAGTCCTACTGGTTTGGAGATGCAGGTGACGGCAGGTGCCAGGCAGCTGACGGCGATCCCTTGGCGCTGGCGCAGCGCCTTGATTCGCTCCAGACTAAGATGGACGGTTTTGTCCCACTTAAGTGGGAAGAAGCAATGGCCTGCGGCATCTGCACGGACCGGGCCGGATATATCTCCCTGCTCCGCGAGGTCTGTTTTATCCAATCAGAGCAGCGGATACGCGAGGAATATGCGGGAAAGGACACCGAACTCCTCCAGATGGTCCGAACGCTCGACGAGATGGACGAGGTGATCAACCTCCTCTCCGAGAGGGTGGCGGAATGGCATCAGGTCAGGCACCCGACGTTCTCCCGCAAATACCGGAGAACGCCGGTTCATATCCAGATCCGGCGCCTCTCCGAAAAAGGCCGGGGTGCTCTTGGAAAGGTTGCACTCCAGGTGGAACTGTTGTCGGCTGCACGAACGGATCTGGCGAAGGAGGTCTCGCTACGTGCTACCCGTGTGCTGCCCAACACCAGCTCTCTTATCGGAGGGCTCGTAGCAGCCCGGCTCATGGCGCATGCAGGGGGTCTTCTCCCGCTCAGCCGGTTGCCGGCCAGTGCTATCCAGGTGCTTGGGGCAAGGACGGCGCTCTTTTCCCACCTGAGGACGAAGTCCCCTCCGCCCAAGCACGGGATCATCTTCCAGCACCGCCGTGTGCACAATGCTCCCCGGAACCTGAGGGGGAAGGTTGCACGGGTGCTCGCCGGGAAGCTTGCGATAGCAGCCCGGCTCGACTATTATCGCGGCGTTGCTGTCCCTAAATTCCTTGACCGCGCCCAGGATCGGATCGACCGGCTGGGAGGAAAGGAATCATGA
- a CDS encoding tripartite tricarboxylate transporter permease: MMIEILLGVLAGVILGTISGIIPGVHANTLAGVLVGLQAVFLALLGPVALACTLFSALITHTFVDAIPSTFLGIPDADTALAVLPAHALCLEGNGEEAVRIAVLGSACAMVIAVPLSLVCFLLLPALQPWFDWWIGILLIAAVGWMLVTNDAPLWGLAIFLVSGILGIFALRYAFLGWHTLTGSNAILMPLLCGLFGISGLLTASRGTIPEQQFRGIRIPDRMVARSSVLGTAAGIAVGWLPGLSTASANGVLASVIGYDRDRRAYLLATNAANTANAFIGLAALFALERMRNGVIAALAELPLPSMGDLMVAGVLAACAAYLITVWLSRSAHRIGRLDNLLLNHVVIAFVVGLSILLTGPFGLLVLILATAVGFVPRLINLPAVYCMGSIMIPVMLWSFGIT, translated from the coding sequence ATGATGATTGAGATCCTGCTGGGTGTCCTTGCTGGAGTCATACTGGGGACCATCAGCGGGATCATTCCCGGTGTCCATGCAAATACCCTTGCGGGCGTCCTCGTCGGGCTCCAGGCCGTGTTCCTCGCCCTGCTTGGGCCCGTTGCCCTTGCATGTACGCTCTTTTCCGCGCTCATCACCCATACCTTTGTCGACGCAATTCCATCGACATTCCTTGGCATCCCGGATGCTGATACAGCGCTTGCCGTGCTCCCGGCGCACGCGCTCTGCCTTGAGGGCAATGGGGAGGAAGCGGTGCGGATTGCGGTACTCGGGAGTGCCTGTGCGATGGTCATTGCCGTGCCCCTGTCCCTTGTCTGCTTTCTTCTCCTTCCGGCACTTCAGCCCTGGTTCGACTGGTGGATCGGGATTTTGCTGATAGCCGCGGTCGGCTGGATGCTGGTGACAAACGATGCACCCCTGTGGGGGCTTGCGATCTTCCTTGTCTCGGGTATTCTTGGCATATTTGCCCTCCGGTACGCCTTCCTTGGCTGGCACACCCTTACCGGGAGCAATGCCATCCTGATGCCGCTCCTCTGTGGTCTGTTTGGCATCTCTGGTCTCCTGACAGCATCGCGGGGGACGATACCGGAACAACAGTTCCGGGGTATCCGGATACCTGACCGGATGGTGGCACGGTCATCCGTCCTCGGGACGGCAGCGGGAATCGCCGTTGGCTGGCTGCCGGGATTGTCAACCGCTTCTGCAAACGGCGTGCTTGCATCCGTTATCGGGTATGACAGGGACCGGAGAGCATACCTCCTTGCCACCAATGCAGCGAACACCGCAAACGCCTTTATTGGTCTTGCCGCCCTGTTTGCGCTTGAGCGGATGAGGAACGGCGTAATAGCAGCTCTTGCCGAACTGCCCCTGCCTTCCATGGGCGATCTGATGGTAGCGGGAGTTCTGGCAGCCTGTGCTGCGTACCTCATTACCGTATGGCTGTCCCGCTCTGCCCACAGGATTGGCAGGCTTGATAACCTGCTCCTCAACCATGTGGTGATCGCTTTCGTGGTTGGTCTGAGCATTCTCCTCACCGGCCCGTTCGGTCTTCTCGTGCTCATCCTCGCAACGGCAGTCGGGTTCGTGCCGCGTCTCATAAACCTACCGGCAGTTTATTGCATGGGTTCGATCATGATTCCGGTCATGTTGTGGTCGTTTGGGATTACGTGA
- a CDS encoding uroporphyrinogen-III synthase, whose product MKIAVTRLKGKEKSDASRCRAYGHECFSVHPLRSELRETEIAAFVDAASAGEFDCIFFTSALPAKIIAPRLSTTARVIAIGPQTAKELRDYAIECETLTSFYSRDFVPYLGDWIRRKRIGIPRADVPNQNLLDSITNAGGIVREFRCYGLEPTGEDLPLDDADAILFTSAMSYAKARWTPRDTLLVMAIGEITAAVMNAGGTVPAVIGDGSLEGSLSALNAYLQKNGGA is encoded by the coding sequence ATGAAGATCGCAGTCACCCGCCTGAAAGGAAAAGAGAAGAGCGACGCTTCCCGCTGCCGTGCCTACGGCCACGAATGCTTCAGCGTCCACCCGCTCAGGTCAGAACTGCGCGAGACGGAGATTGCCGCCTTCGTTGATGCAGCCTCCGCCGGTGAGTTTGACTGCATCTTCTTCACGAGCGCCCTGCCGGCGAAGATCATCGCCCCCCGCCTCTCAACCACTGCACGGGTGATTGCCATCGGCCCCCAGACAGCAAAAGAACTCAGGGATTACGCTATCGAATGCGAAACGCTCACCAGTTTCTATTCCCGGGACTTTGTGCCGTACCTGGGCGACTGGATCCGGAGGAAGAGGATTGGTATCCCACGGGCAGATGTCCCGAACCAGAACCTCCTTGACTCGATAACAAACGCAGGGGGGATCGTCCGCGAGTTCCGGTGCTACGGGCTTGAGCCGACCGGTGAGGACCTCCCCCTCGATGATGCAGATGCCATCCTTTTTACCAGCGCCATGTCGTATGCAAAAGCCCGCTGGACACCGCGGGACACGCTCCTCGTCATGGCTATTGGGGAAATAACGGCAGCGGTCATGAACGCCGGAGGGACAGTTCCAGCCGTTATTGGTGACGGTTCGCTCGAAGGTTCCTTGAGTGCGTTGAACGCGTATCTGCAAAAGAACGGAGGTGCCTGA
- a CDS encoding RNA-guided pseudouridylation complex pseudouridine synthase subunit Cbf5: MDVPHSREDSEAVHLWNRAGIIVIDKPRGPSSHEVAAWVGKMLGCQVGHSGTLDPQVSGVLLIMLGNAARLAPLLLQHDKEYICLMRLHGDVDRERIDKRAEEFTGRLYQRPPRKSAVKRNLRIREVHKLEILDVDGRLVLFRVHCDAGTYIRSLCHHMGFVLGVGAHMVELRRTRSGTFSESSMYTLHDVQDAAVAAREGDRSALEKMIVSVDAAVPELPIVVVRDAAIDALCHGASLAGVGVVSTMEFAKDQTVAVLSGKKEFICLGRALVPSGSFRPGDTGLVIAPTTVFMQPGTYPRSWKKSDKVYPSKAEKKAKQKAAKPKSPRPAGKTEKPTGKKSFGRPARRPDDRGRKKRYH, from the coding sequence ATGGATGTCCCCCACTCACGGGAGGACTCGGAGGCGGTCCATCTCTGGAACAGGGCCGGCATCATCGTTATCGACAAGCCCCGCGGCCCCTCAAGTCACGAAGTCGCTGCATGGGTGGGGAAGATGCTGGGGTGCCAGGTGGGTCATTCCGGTACACTCGACCCGCAGGTCTCCGGCGTGCTGCTCATCATGCTCGGCAATGCTGCCCGACTCGCCCCGCTCCTGCTCCAGCATGACAAGGAATATATCTGCCTGATGCGGTTGCACGGGGATGTGGACCGGGAGCGAATCGATAAACGTGCAGAGGAGTTCACCGGCCGTCTCTACCAGCGACCGCCCCGGAAGAGCGCTGTGAAGCGGAACCTCCGCATCCGCGAGGTCCACAAACTGGAGATCCTCGACGTGGACGGGCGGCTCGTCCTCTTCCGGGTGCACTGCGATGCCGGTACCTACATCCGCTCGCTCTGTCACCACATGGGGTTCGTACTGGGCGTTGGTGCCCACATGGTGGAGCTGCGCCGGACCCGCTCGGGCACTTTCTCAGAATCGTCGATGTATACCCTGCACGATGTGCAGGACGCAGCTGTTGCGGCACGGGAGGGAGACCGATCCGCGTTGGAGAAGATGATTGTATCTGTTGACGCTGCCGTCCCCGAGCTGCCAATCGTGGTTGTCCGCGATGCGGCAATAGACGCGCTCTGCCATGGCGCCTCGCTTGCCGGCGTGGGCGTGGTCAGCACCATGGAGTTTGCCAAGGATCAGACCGTTGCCGTGCTCTCGGGGAAGAAAGAGTTCATCTGCCTCGGGAGAGCGCTTGTCCCGTCTGGTTCTTTCAGGCCCGGCGATACCGGGCTTGTCATCGCGCCGACCACGGTCTTCATGCAGCCGGGCACCTATCCCCGCAGCTGGAAAAAATCTGACAAGGTCTACCCCTCGAAGGCAGAGAAAAAGGCAAAACAAAAAGCGGCAAAGCCGAAGTCCCCGCGTCCCGCAGGAAAAACGGAGAAGCCTACCGGTAAGAAGTCATTCGGAAGACCCGCCCGGAGACCGGACGACCGGGGCAGGAAGAAGAGATACCATTAA
- a CDS encoding DNA-methyltransferase, which translates to MKKPGAFRPDTLYQGDALELLPRIPDGTVDLIVTDPPFAIDFRAQRLNYNRKGSNVLEGYREVPEEEYGEFTRQWIAEAARVLSPAGSMYIFSGWNRLRDILEGIDEAGLTTVNHLIWKYQFGVFTKKKYVTSHYHILFVAKDPKQYTFNKIDHYPEDVWVINREYWKGKMKTPTKLPRELVRKILLYSSNPGDLVLDPFLGSGTVALVAKEEGRHFLGFEIVPEYYLFAKNCLDEQ; encoded by the coding sequence ATGAAGAAGCCCGGCGCATTCCGGCCGGATACCCTGTACCAGGGCGACGCGCTCGAACTTCTCCCCCGCATCCCGGATGGCACGGTCGATCTGATCGTCACCGACCCCCCGTTTGCCATCGACTTCCGGGCGCAAAGGCTCAATTACAACCGGAAGGGATCCAATGTTCTCGAGGGATACCGCGAGGTGCCGGAAGAAGAGTACGGTGAGTTCACGCGCCAGTGGATCGCCGAAGCGGCCCGTGTTCTCTCTCCGGCCGGCAGCATGTACATCTTTTCCGGGTGGAACCGGCTCCGGGACATCCTCGAAGGGATCGATGAAGCGGGTCTTACTACCGTCAACCATCTCATCTGGAAGTACCAGTTCGGTGTCTTCACGAAGAAGAAATACGTGACCAGCCATTACCATATCCTGTTCGTGGCAAAGGACCCGAAGCAGTACACGTTCAACAAGATCGACCATTATCCTGAGGATGTCTGGGTGATCAACCGCGAGTACTGGAAGGGGAAGATGAAGACCCCGACCAAGCTTCCCCGGGAACTGGTACGGAAAATTCTGTTGTACTCCAGCAACCCCGGCGATCTGGTCCTTGACCCTTTTCTTGGTTCCGGCACCGTGGCGCTGGTGGCAAAAGAGGAAGGCCGGCATTTCCTTGGTTTTGAAATCGTGCCGGAATATTATCTCTTTGCCAAAAACTGTCTGGATGAGCAATAA
- a CDS encoding indolepyruvate oxidoreductase subunit beta produces MTGSFDILIVGIGGQGTILASNILGEACLIEGRHIKGAETHGMAQRGGSVESHIRIDGLYGPLIPPGQADLLISFDLLEALRYSHYLKKEGTAVVSRNLVIPTSVYTQKLTPPTEDEIIAALKKHGLCLIEADRIATEAGSPLSQNVVMLGAASRWIPLKPENLLEAVKRLVPKKTIEINAKAFQMGRDAGGKS; encoded by the coding sequence ATGACCGGCAGCTTCGACATCCTGATTGTCGGTATCGGCGGGCAGGGCACGATCCTTGCATCCAATATCCTTGGCGAGGCCTGCCTCATCGAGGGAAGGCACATCAAGGGTGCGGAGACCCACGGCATGGCCCAGCGCGGCGGTTCGGTTGAGAGCCATATTCGCATCGACGGGCTGTACGGCCCCCTCATTCCCCCGGGGCAGGCAGACCTCCTGATCTCGTTTGACCTCCTGGAGGCGCTGCGGTACTCCCATTACCTGAAAAAGGAGGGAACTGCGGTTGTGAGCAGGAACCTTGTCATACCGACGTCAGTCTATACCCAGAAACTCACTCCCCCGACCGAGGATGAGATTATCGCCGCACTCAAAAAACACGGCCTCTGCCTTATCGAGGCAGACCGCATCGCAACCGAGGCGGGGAGCCCGCTCTCCCAGAATGTCGTGATGCTGGGCGCGGCTTCCCGGTGGATCCCGCTGAAACCGGAGAACCTGCTCGAAGCAGTGAAGCGGCTGGTCCCGAAAAAGACGATCGAGATCAATGCAAAGGCCTTCCAGATGGGGCGGGACGCCGGCGGGAAGAGCTGA
- the iorA gene encoding indolepyruvate ferredoxin oxidoreductase subunit alpha: MERKYLLGNEAIAHACLEAGVDFVCGYPGTPSSEVIDTLRAQPERPYYLEWSVNEKVALENALAAAWCGVRAICTMKHVGLNVAADPLMTSAYTGVTGGLVILSADDPFAHSSQNEQDTRCYAHFARVPCLDPASVQEAHDMVSEAFALSEEFGIPVIFRPTTRICHSKGDVGLGPVTKSTRKGEFKKDPRQYVVIPAHTRVLHKKLNEKQPAIRKRLVDLGLNRYEIRGKTAVIASGIGATYVQELLPEGVSFMKIGAYPIDEEWLGDFVRKHERVLVIEELAPEVEETVRQVAGTVPVFGKKNGYAPYEGELSPQAVAAIMEKAGILKKSPLAAPAPVTDLPVRPPILCAGCLHRGAFYAIKKVFRDAVYPSDIGCYTLGLQLGAVDTTICMGASITVGSGIAHSGETHDVVCTIGDSTFLHTGIQGLMNAVYNGANMTVVILDNRITAMTGHQPNPNTGLTACGVETPTISLDAVCRACGATFVETVDPYDVTGMVNVLSEAKKRKGVKVIIAKQMCVITARRMGVKRGRYEVDTEACTGCGTCVRFGCPAIEFADEKARINDLCSGCAVCAQLCPVGAIGKERKK; this comes from the coding sequence ATGGAACGGAAGTATCTCCTTGGGAATGAAGCAATAGCGCATGCCTGTCTCGAAGCGGGTGTGGACTTTGTCTGCGGCTACCCCGGTACGCCCTCGTCCGAAGTGATCGATACGCTGCGGGCACAGCCGGAACGGCCGTATTACCTTGAATGGTCGGTGAACGAGAAAGTGGCGCTGGAGAACGCGCTTGCCGCAGCTTGGTGCGGTGTCCGCGCAATCTGCACCATGAAGCATGTGGGGCTGAATGTTGCTGCCGATCCGCTGATGACGAGCGCTTATACTGGTGTGACCGGGGGCCTTGTCATCCTGAGCGCGGACGACCCGTTCGCCCACAGTTCCCAGAACGAGCAGGACACCCGGTGCTATGCGCACTTCGCGCGGGTGCCCTGCCTGGACCCGGCGAGCGTGCAGGAAGCGCACGACATGGTCTCTGAGGCATTCGCCCTTTCCGAGGAGTTTGGTATTCCGGTGATCTTCCGTCCCACGACCCGCATCTGCCACTCGAAGGGTGATGTGGGGCTCGGACCTGTGACAAAGAGCACACGGAAGGGCGAGTTCAAAAAAGACCCACGGCAATATGTCGTGATTCCGGCCCATACCCGCGTACTTCACAAGAAGCTCAACGAGAAGCAGCCCGCCATCCGGAAGCGGCTCGTGGACCTTGGCCTGAACCGGTACGAGATCCGCGGGAAGACTGCGGTCATCGCGAGTGGTATCGGGGCTACCTATGTGCAGGAACTCCTGCCGGAAGGGGTCTCTTTCATGAAGATCGGGGCATACCCGATTGATGAGGAATGGCTCGGTGACTTCGTCAGGAAACACGAAAGAGTCCTGGTTATCGAAGAACTTGCACCGGAAGTCGAGGAGACGGTACGGCAGGTGGCAGGCACGGTCCCGGTATTTGGCAAGAAGAACGGGTATGCACCCTACGAAGGAGAGTTATCGCCGCAGGCAGTTGCGGCCATCATGGAGAAGGCAGGCATCCTCAAAAAAAGCCCGCTTGCCGCGCCCGCGCCCGTCACGGACCTGCCGGTCCGCCCCCCGATCCTTTGTGCGGGCTGCCTCCACCGCGGGGCCTTCTATGCAATAAAGAAGGTCTTCCGCGACGCAGTTTACCCTAGCGACATCGGGTGCTATACCCTCGGCCTCCAGCTTGGGGCCGTGGACACGACCATCTGCATGGGCGCGTCAATAACGGTTGGCAGCGGGATCGCCCACTCCGGTGAGACTCATGATGTGGTCTGTACGATCGGGGACTCCACGTTCCTGCACACAGGGATCCAGGGCCTGATGAACGCCGTCTACAATGGCGCGAACATGACTGTCGTCATCCTCGACAATCGGATCACGGCCATGACCGGCCACCAGCCGAACCCGAACACCGGCCTGACGGCGTGCGGCGTGGAGACCCCGACAATCTCGCTCGATGCGGTCTGCCGGGCCTGCGGGGCGACCTTTGTCGAGACCGTTGACCCGTACGACGTCACCGGCATGGTGAATGTCCTCTCGGAGGCAAAGAAAAGGAAGGGCGTCAAAGTCATTATCGCCAAGCAGATGTGCGTCATCACTGCCCGCCGCATGGGCGTGAAGCGCGGGCGTTACGAGGTCGACACCGAAGCCTGCACCGGGTGCGGGACCTGTGTACGGTTCGGCTGCCCGGCGATAGAATTCGCCGATGAGAAAGCGCGGATCAATGATCTCTGCAGCGGCTGTGCGGTCTGCGCCCAGCTCTGTCCTGTCGGGGCGATTGGCAAGGAGAGAAAGAAATGA
- a CDS encoding metal-dependent transcriptional regulator yields MTPVEGLELAPRKVGFLRFLSERGGSARTTEIAAHFGVDPSTITKIIGDLAETGYLHHTPYYGVSLTDEGKQYAQFLVKRHRILSLLLVRNGLSREDACREVSRFESFISRNAIDTMCRAMGHPQLGACGEITHDDGCLAENARHEHGKKRIVRS; encoded by the coding sequence ATGACACCGGTCGAAGGGCTCGAACTGGCCCCACGGAAGGTCGGGTTTCTCCGCTTCCTTTCAGAACGGGGCGGCAGTGCGCGGACAACGGAGATCGCCGCCCACTTTGGCGTTGATCCCTCCACGATAACCAAGATTATCGGGGATCTGGCAGAGACTGGATACCTGCACCATACCCCCTACTATGGCGTAAGCTTGACCGATGAGGGGAAGCAGTACGCGCAATTCCTGGTGAAGCGTCACCGGATCTTAAGCCTCCTCCTTGTCAGGAACGGGCTCTCCCGCGAGGATGCATGCCGGGAGGTCTCCCGGTTCGAGAGTTTCATCTCCCGCAACGCAATCGACACCATGTGCCGGGCCATGGGCCACCCGCAACTGGGCGCCTGCGGGGAGATCACCCATGATGATGGATGCTTGGCTGAGAATGCACGGCATGAACACGGGAAGAAACGGATCGTGCGCTCGTGA
- a CDS encoding energy-coupling factor transporter transmembrane component T family protein produces MIAEHIPDLDIITSCAERQDSVFSRASPWTKLILLILIVLTITITSTLPILSALYTVIFVSCIAAGLPMRKIIAWYAMPVIFVLSLVGILAWTEPGVPLFSIPVGGFVLTLTDQGIILVVTLLVKALISVTFSLFFLMTTKYAHFSAMVSRIFPSPLDQVFLLAYRFLFLTLAMAASLLKAVRSRGGGLIRSIRVQGRLFAGIFGLVFIRSFERAERVEKAMVARGYNGSFSAHTKIPGPGIAGYALICAGCSAVFLLVWISPHAAGGW; encoded by the coding sequence ATGATCGCAGAACACATCCCGGACCTCGACATCATCACCAGCTGCGCCGAACGGCAGGATTCGGTCTTCTCCCGGGCAAGTCCCTGGACCAAGCTCATCCTGCTCATCCTGATCGTCCTCACAATCACCATCACGAGCACCCTCCCTATCCTTTCCGCCCTGTACACCGTGATTTTCGTATCCTGCATTGCTGCCGGACTCCCCATGAGGAAGATCATTGCCTGGTACGCCATGCCCGTGATCTTTGTGCTCTCGCTTGTGGGGATCCTGGCGTGGACAGAGCCCGGCGTCCCGCTCTTCTCCATTCCTGTCGGAGGGTTTGTTCTCACGCTTACCGACCAGGGCATCATCCTTGTCGTTACCCTGCTCGTTAAGGCGCTCATCTCGGTCACGTTTTCGCTCTTCTTCCTCATGACCACGAAGTATGCCCACTTCTCGGCCATGGTTTCCCGCATCTTTCCTTCGCCGCTCGACCAGGTCTTCCTCCTTGCCTACCGGTTCCTCTTCCTGACCCTTGCCATGGCCGCATCCCTCTTAAAGGCAGTCCGCTCACGGGGTGGGGGACTCATCCGATCCATCCGGGTCCAGGGGCGCCTCTTTGCCGGTATCTTCGGCCTTGTCTTCATCCGTTCCTTCGAGCGTGCTGAACGCGTCGAGAAAGCAATGGTGGCACGGGGATATAACGGGTCATTTTCCGCCCACACGAAGATACCCGGGCCGGGGATTGCCGGGTATGCGCTGATCTGCGCAGGATGTTCTGCAGTATTCCTGCTCGTCTGGATCTCCCCGCATGCGGCTGGAGGGTGGTGA
- a CDS encoding energy-coupling factor ABC transporter ATP-binding protein, which translates to MTIMRHDPDHLHCEHEDPSRELIHVDCASHTYPDGSVGIHEMCFHVLKDEIVALCGPNGSGKSTLIEHLNGLLLPTKGDIVINGRSVTRGEREGLWKEVGVIFQRSEDQLFAPTVLDDVMFGPLNLGMAPEEARTAALEALEAVGAAELVGKLPNYLSGGQKRLVSIAGILAMKPRIIAMDEPTSDLDPVHSARIERLIVELKTRYGISVVIATHDLELAARIADRICLVRNGAVFAEGSPRDVFYDSDLIHEAGLKQPDTVKTWLEYCRSQGGKRDERPVTRVELVRLLGTGPGR; encoded by the coding sequence ATGACAATCATGCGCCACGATCCCGACCACCTGCACTGCGAGCATGAGGATCCCTCGCGTGAACTGATCCACGTTGACTGCGCCAGTCATACGTATCCTGACGGGAGCGTTGGGATCCATGAGATGTGTTTCCATGTCTTAAAAGACGAGATCGTTGCCCTGTGCGGCCCCAACGGCTCGGGCAAATCCACGCTCATCGAGCACCTGAACGGCCTGCTCCTTCCCACAAAAGGCGATATCGTGATTAACGGCAGGTCGGTCACCCGCGGGGAACGCGAGGGCCTCTGGAAAGAGGTGGGGGTGATCTTCCAGCGTTCCGAGGACCAGTTGTTTGCACCAACGGTCCTTGACGATGTCATGTTCGGTCCGCTGAACCTGGGCATGGCACCGGAAGAAGCGAGAACGGCGGCGCTCGAAGCGCTTGAGGCAGTCGGTGCCGCAGAACTTGTGGGTAAGCTGCCCAATTACCTGAGCGGCGGGCAGAAGAGGCTTGTCTCGATAGCCGGGATCCTTGCCATGAAGCCGCGGATTATTGCCATGGACGAGCCGACCTCCGATCTGGATCCCGTCCACAGTGCCCGGATTGAACGTCTCATCGTGGAGCTGAAAACACGGTATGGCATCAGTGTCGTGATCGCCACTCACGACCTCGAACTCGCGGCACGGATCGCAGACCGCATCTGCCTTGTCAGAAACGGGGCGGTCTTTGCAGAGGGGAGTCCGCGCGATGTGTTCTATGACTCCGATCTGATCCATGAGGCGGGGCTGAAACAGCCGGATACGGTCAAGACATGGCTTGAGTACTGCAGGTCACAGGGAGGGAAACGGGACGAGCGGCCTGTCACAAGGGTGGAACTGGTGCGGCTGCTCGGGACAGGTCCTGGCAGGTAA